From Apium graveolens cultivar Ventura chromosome 9, ASM990537v1, whole genome shotgun sequence, the proteins below share one genomic window:
- the LOC141686580 gene encoding caffeic acid 3-O-methyltransferase-like encodes MSKKGEEASEFELALQVNSGAILGMVMKAAIELDIFEIMAKASTVNGTSPFGDDAKKLSSDDIVAQLPTQNPAASAMLDRILRFLASKSILNWTTIVGEDCKEKSLYGLTSICKYYISDKDGVSLAPTLLMLHDKVTVDSWYHLKDAVLEGGVPFNKAHDGMHAFEYPAIDSRFRDVLIQAMYNQTSIIMKKVLEVYTGFDEVTEIVDVGGGIGATLASIISKYPLIRGINFDLPHVIKDAPPFAGVEHVAGDMFESVPKGEVIFMKWILHDWSDEHCLKLLQNCCNSLPEFGKVIIVESLLPEYSETDSLSKLNNACDCDMIMLASNPGGKERSFKEFENLAKHSGFAAVKLICSASLYSVLEFYKKIA; translated from the exons ATGTCAAAAAAAGGTGAAGAAGCCAGTGAGTTTGAACTGGCACTGCAGGTGAATAGTGGTGCAATACTTGGAATGGTGATGAAAGCTGCTATAGAACTTGATATATTTGAGATCATGGCTAAAGCTTCTACTGTTAATGGTACTTCTCCTTTCGGAGATGATGCTAAAAAATTGTCCAGTGATGATATTGTAGCTCAGCTTCCTACACAAAATCCTGCAGCTTCTGCAATGCTTGATCGTATTCTTCGATTTCTGGCTTCCAAGTCAATTCTTAACTGGACCACAATAGTCGGAGAAGATTGCAAAGAGAAGAGTCTGTATGGTCTAACAAGTATATGCAAATATTACATTTCTGACAAAGATGGAGTTTCACTAGCTCCTACATTGCTTATGCTTCATGACAAAGTCACCGTCGATTCCTG GTATCACTTGAAAGACGCAGTGCTGGAGGGTGGAGTTCCCTTTAATAAGGCGCATGATGGCATGCATGCATTTGAATACCCTGCAATTGACAGCAGATTCAGAGACGTTTTGATTCAAGCCATGTATAACCAAACCAGTATAATCATGAAGAAGGTTTTGGAAGTTTACACCGGATTTGATGAGGTCACAGAAATCGTAGACGTTGGTGGTGGAATAGGGGCAACGCTTGCAAGTATCATATCCAAGTATCCTCTGATTAGGGGAATCAACTTCGATTTGCCTCATGTCATCAAGGATGCCCCTCCTTTTGCTG GTGTGGAGCATGTTGCAGGAGATATGTTCGAAAGTGTACCAAAAGGAGAGGTCATCTTCATGAAG TGGATACTTCATGACTGGAGCGACGAACACTGCTTAAAGCTTTTACAGAATTGCTGCAACTCCCTTCCAGAATTCGGTAAGGTGATAATTGTGGAATCTTTACTGCCCGAATACTCAGAGACAGATTCATTGTCGAAATTAAACAATGCCTGTGACTGTGACATGATCATGTTGGCATCAAACCCCGGAGGAAAAGAGAGAAGTTTcaaagaatttgagaatttgGCAAAACATTCTGGATTTGCAGCTGTGAAACTGATCTGCAGCGCGTCTCTTTACAgtgttttggaattttataaGAAAATTGCGTAG
- the LOC141683024 gene encoding BTB/POZ domain-containing protein At5g48800-like → MDKQQQQLSFVKCSRQQRCSEWMFHDVPSDITIEVNGGAFPLHKFPLVSRCGRMRKLVAENRGSDICRIELLNLPGGAESFELAAKFCYCINFEITSANVAQLLCVSDYLEMTEEFSSNNLESRAEEYLESIVCKNLEMCVAVLQQCENLLPFADNLKIVGRCIDAIVSKACVEQIASSFSRLEYSSSGRLQMNRQAKCEGDWWIEDLSDLRIDLYQRVITAMKCRGVRPESIGQSLVNYAQKELTNRSGFWNSSNQPNLVTEFSEHERLVVESIVSLLPVEKLVIPITFLFGLLRKSVMLDCTVACRLELERRIGSQLDIATLDDLLIPSFCHASDTLFDVETVHRILIKFSQQDDSDDDMEDGSLFGSDSLGSPSQTALVKVSKLVDNYLAEIAPDANLEVTKFIAIAKTLPSEARTSHDGLYRAIDVYLKAHQGLSDTDKQQLCRLIHFQKLSEEAGSHAAQNERLPLQSMVQVLYIEQLRLRNALSHSYPDDEHKQMHHSLHINSGAFSAAMSPRDNYASLRRENRELKLELTRLRMRLNVLEKEHVCMKKNMEKSQSNNFISTFSKKLGKLNLFGSSSSQGSSSPSQNSQRMDGKVIERTVTSPV, encoded by the exons ATGGACAAACAGCAACAGCAATTGTCTTTTGTTAAGTGCTCGCGGCAGCAGAGATGCAGTGAATG GATGTTTCATGACGTTCCTAGTGACATAACAATTGAAGTAAATGGTGGCGCATTTCCTCTGCACAAG TTTCCTCTTGTATCGCGTTGTGGGAGGATGCGGAAGTTGGTAGCAGAAAACAGGGGCTCAGATATCTGTAGGATAGAGCTTCTTAACCTACCTGGAGGAGCGGAGTCATTTGAGCTTGCTGCAAAATTTTGCTACTGCATTAATTTTGAGATCACATCGGCTAATGTTGCTCAACTTCTTTGTGTCTCTGATTACCTTGAAATGACTGAGGAGTTTTCAAGTAACAACCTTGAGTCTCGGGCTGAAGAATATCTTGAGAGCATTGTCTGCAAGAACCTTGAAATGTGTGTTGCAGTACTACAACAATGTGAAAACCTACTTCCTTTTGCTGACAATCTGAAAATTGTCGGCAGATGCATTGATGCTATAGTATCCAAAGCGTGTGTTGAACAGATCGCTTCAAGCTTCTCTCGCTTGGAATATAGTAGTTCTGGAAGACTTCAGATGAATCGGCAGGCCAAATGTGAAGGAGACTGGTGGATTGAAGATCTGTCTGATCTACGGATTGACTTGTATCAAAGAGTTATTACCGCAATGAAATGTCGTGGAGTTAGACCTGAAAGTATCGGTCAATCACTTGTGAATTACGCTCAGAAAGAATTAACAAACAGGTCTGGTTTTTGGAACTCATCGAACCAACCAAACCTGGTAACTGAATTTAGTGAACATGAGAGACTTGTGGTTGAGTCTATTGTTAGTCTTCTTCCAGTTGAAAAACTTGTCATTCCCATCACCTTTCTTTTTGGTCTATTACGAAAATCTGTAATGCTTGATTGCACTGTTGCTTGTAGACTTGAACTTGAGAGGCGGATTGGCTCCCAGTTAGACATAGCTACCCTCGATGATCTTTTAATCCCTTCCTTCTGCCATGCATCTGACACTTTATTTGATGTTGAGACTGTTCATAGAATCTTAATTAAGTTTTCTCAGCAAGATGATAGTGACGATGACATGGAAGATGGCTCACTCTTTGGATCGGATAGTCTTGGTTCACCTTCTCAAACTGCACTCGTCAAAGTTTCGAAATTAGTGGATAACTACCTTGCAGAAATTGCACCTGATGCAAACCTTGAAGTTACTAAGTTTATAGCCATTGCAAAAACATTGCCATCAGAAGCGCGCACTTCTCATGATGGATTATATAGAGCTATTGATGTCTACCTTAAA GCTCATCAGGGGTTGTCTGATACAGATAAGCAGCAGCTCTGCAGACTGATTCATTTCCAAAAGCTTTCGGAAGAAGCTGGTTCACATGCTGCACAAAACGAACGACTTCCTCTCCAATCAATGGTCCAAGTGCTTTACATTGAACAGCTGAGACTTCGTAATGCCTTGTCTCATTCTTATCCTGATGATGAGCACAAGCAAATGCACCACTCGTTGCATATCAACAGTGGGGCTTTTAGTGCTGCTATGTCTCCGCGAGATAACTATGCATCATTGAGGAGGGAAAATCGTGAACTGAAACTTGAACTAACTCGGCTGCGTATGAGGCTTAATGTTTTAGAGAAAGAACATGTTTGTATGAAGAAAAACATGGAGAAATCTCAATCTAATAATTTTATTAGTACCTTTTCAAAGAAACTAGGCAAATTGAACTTGTTTGGGTCTAGTTCTTCACAAGGGTCAAGTTCTCCCTCGCAAAACTCACAAAGAATGGATGGTAAGGTAATAGAGAGGACAGTTACAAGCCCAGTTTAG
- the LOC141685906 gene encoding caffeic acid 3-O-methyltransferase-like, giving the protein MSKEDKDASDFTRALQINSGTILGMVMKAAIELDLFEIMAKAAAVNGASPFGADAKNLSSDDIVAHLPTQNPAATAMLERILRFLAANSILIRTVVAGEDGEEKSLYSLESICKNYIADEDGVSLAPLLVMLHDKVVIDSWLRLQDALIEGGIPFNKAHDGMHAFEYPATDSRFNDVFNQSMYNHTTIIIKKILEVYTGFEEITEIVDVGGGTGATIAKIISKYPQTRGINFDLPHVIKNAAPLAGVEHVGGDMFESVPKGEVIFMKWILHDWSDEHCLKLLKNCWNALPEFGKVVIVDSVVPEYTNTGSSSDLSNIMSTDMIMLALNPGGKERSLQEFEALAKQSGFVNVELICKVGIYSVLEFHKKV; this is encoded by the exons atgtcaaaagaagataaAGATGCCAGTGATTTTACAAGAGCACTGCAGATAAATAGTGGCACAATTCTTGGAATGGTAATGAAAGCTGCAATTGAGCttgatttatttgagattatggcCAAAGCTGCAGCTGTTAATGGTGCTTCTCCTTTTGGTGCTGATGCTAAAAACTTGTCTAGTGATGATATTGTAGCTCATCTTCCCACACAAAATCCTGCAGCCACGGCCATGCTTGAGCGGATTCTGCGGTTTCTGGCTGCCAATTCCATTCTTATCCGGACAGTAGTGGCTGGCGAAGATGGCGAAGAAAAGAGTTTGTATAGTCTAGAAAGCATATGCAAAAATTACATTGCTGATGAAGATGGGGTTTCACTAGCTCCTTTACTGGTTATGCTTCATGACAAAGTTGTTATCGATTCTTG GCTTCGCCTGCAAGATGCGCTTATTGAGGGAGGAATTCCTTTTAACAAGGCTCATGATGGGATGCATGCATTTGAATACCCTGCAACTGACAGCAGATTCAATGACGTTTTCAATCAATCGATGTATAACCACACCACTATAATCATCAAGAAGATTTTAGAAGTTTACACTGGATTTGAAGAGATCACAGAGATCGTAGACGTTGGTGGTGGAACAGGGGCAACAATAGCCAAAATCATATCCAAGTATCCCCAGACTAGGGGAATCAACTTCGATTTGCCTCATGTCATCAAGAATGCCGCTCCTTTAGCTG GTGTGGAGCATGTTGGAGGAGATATGTTCGAAAGTGTCCCAAAAGGAGAGGTCATCTTCATGAAG TGGATACTTCATGATTGGAGCGATGAACACTGCTTAAAGCTTTTAAAAAATTGCTGGAACGCCCTTCCAGAATTTGGCAAGGTGGTAATTGTAGACTCAGTTGTACCAGAGTATACGAACACAGGTTCTTCATCGGATCTAAGTAACATCATGAGTACTGATATGATAATGTTGGCACTAAATCCGGGAGGAAAAGAGAGGAGTCTTCAAGAGTTTGAGGCATTGGCAAAGCAATCTGGATTTGTCAATGTAGAACTCATATGCAAAGTCGGTATATATAGTGTTCTGGAATTTCATAAGAAAGTGTAG
- the LOC141682993 gene encoding caffeic acid 3-O-methyltransferase-like, protein MSKQAQDLNEFARGLQLNGGTILGMVMKAAIELDLFEIIAKASTASGTSPFGDDAKKMSSDDIAAQLPTQNPAAPAMLDRILRFLAAKSILNWSTVAGEDGKEKSLFSLTSICKYYISDEDGMSIAPMLVMLHDKVILDSWNKLKDAVLEGGVPFNLAHDGMHAFEYPAIDSRFNDVFNQGMYVHTALIMKKILEVYTGFEEITEIVDVGGGTGATLAKIISKYPRIRGINFDLPHVIKDAAPLAGVEHVGGDMFESVPKGEVIFMKWILHDWSDEHCLKLLKNCCNSLPEFGKVIIMESIMPEFSDTDSLAKLNDACDADMVMLTMNPGGKERSLKGFEELAKASGFADVKLICSAGAYSILEFYKEVL, encoded by the exons ATGTCAAAACAAGCTCAAGATCTCAACGAATTTGCAAGGGGACTGCAATTAAATGGTGGAACAATTCTTGGAATGGTGATGAAAGCTGCTATTGAGCTTGATTTATTTGAGATCATAGCTAAAGCATCTACTGCAAGTGGTACTTCTCCTTTCGGAGATGATGCTAAAAAAATGTCCAGTGATGATATTGCAGCTCAGCTTCCTACACAAAATCCTGCAGCTCCAGCAATGCTTGACCGAATTCTTCGATTTCTGGCTGCCAAGTCCATTCTTAATTGGTCCACAGTAGCTGGTGAAGATGGCAAAGAGAAGAGTTTGTTTAGTCTAACAAGTATATGCAAATACTACATTTCTGATGAAGATGGAATGTCAATAGCTCCTATGTTGGTTATGCTTCATGACAAAGTTATTCTTGATTCCTG GAATAAATTGAAAGATGCAGTGCTTGAGGGAGGAGTTCCATTTAACTTGGCTCATGATGGTATGCATGCATTTGAATACCCTGCAATAGACAGCAGATTCAATGATGTTTTCAATCAAGGAATGTATGTCCACACCGCTCTAATCATGAAGAAGATTCTAGAAGTTTACACTGGATTTGAAGAGATCACAGAAATCGTAGATGTTGGTGGTGGAACAGGGGCAACGCTGGCCAAAATCATTTCCAAGTATCCCCGGATTAGGGGAATCAACTTTGATTTACCTCATGTCATCAAGGATGCCGCTCCTTTAGCTG GCGTGGAGCATGTTGGAGGAGATATGTTTGAAAGTGTCCCAAAAGGGGAGGTCATCTTCATGAAG TGGATACTTCATGATTGGAGTGACGAACATTGCTTAAAGCTTTTAAAGAATTGCTGCAACTCTCTtcctgagtttggtaaagtaatAATTATGGAATCAATAATGCCTGAATTCTCAGACACGGATTCTTTGGCAAAACTAAACGATGCTTGTGATGCGGATATGGTAATGTTGACAATGAATCCTGGAGGAAAAGAAAGGAGTCTGAAGGGATTTGAGGAATTGGCAAAAGCATCTGGATTTGCAGATGTAAAACTCATATGCAGCGCTGGTGCTTACAGTATTTTGGAATTTTATAAAGAAGTTCTGTAG
- the LOC141686578 gene encoding uncharacterized protein LOC141686578 — protein sequence MAEEGHKVSLNVYDLSQGMARQFSMTLLGKPIEGIWHTGVVVYGNEYYFSGGLEHSLAGATPYGTPLRVIDLGITHVPKDVFEMYLQEISPQYTAESYNLLKHNCNNFSNEVAQFLVGATIPEYILNLPNEVVNSPMSPLILPMIERLEQTMKVGDVPQAPQFKEQILFPDKEPTSTELGHGSLAINKKEDESKSKPEENPTKSAKSNDVAAKAKTAGTEDARCKLQEEIASEFAGIMASGTMRASEAAALATQRVMKKYDNR from the exons ATGGCTGAG GAAGGTCATAAGGTTAGCTTGAATGTATATGACTTGAGCCAAGGGATGGCTCGCCAGTTCTCCATGACACTGTTAGGGAAACCGATTGAAGGCATATG GCATACTGGAGTAGTTGTATATGGCAATGAATACTATTTCAGTGGCGGCTTGGAGCATTCTCTTGCAGGAGCTACACCGTATGGGACTCCACTTCGAGTAATAGACCTTGGTATCACACACGTTCCCAAAGATGTATTTGAAATGTATCTGCAAGAGATTAGCCCTCAATATACAGCAGAGTCATACAATTTGCTCAAACACAACTGCAATAACTTTAGCAACGAAGTTGCTCAGTTTCTAGTCGGGGCTACAATTCCAGAGTACATTCTTAACCTCCCGAATGAAGTAGTGAACAGCCCTATGTCTCCTCTCATAT TGCCTATGATAGAACGATTAGAGCAAACTATGAAGGTTGGTGATGTCCCCCAAGCTCCACAGTTCAAAGAACAAATACTCTTTCCAGATAAGGAGCCTACAAGCACAGAACTAGGTCATGGCTCTCTCGCAATCAACAAGAAAGAAGACGAAAGTAAATCAAAGCCAGAGGAGAATCCTACCAAGTCGGCTAAAAGTAACGATGTTGCTGCCAAGGCTAAAACTGCAGGAACTGAGGATGCTCGGTGCAAGTTGCAAGAAGAGATTGCCAGTGAATTTGCAGGCATCATGGCAAGTGGAACCATGAGGGCTAGTGAGGCTGCTGCACTTGCCACTCAGAGGGTGATGAAAAAATATGATAACAGGTGA
- the LOC141687337 gene encoding caffeic acid 3-O-methyltransferase-like — MSKQAEDADQFAWGLQLNGGTIIGMVMKAAIELDLFEIIAKASTANGTSPFGDDAKKMSSDDIVAQLPTKNPAAPAMLDRILRFLAAKSILNLTTVAGEDGKEKCLFSLSSRCESYISDEDGISLAPVLVTLHDKALLDAWNKLKDAVLEGGIPFNLAHGMHTFEYPAINSKFNDGFNQGMYNHTTLIMKKILEVYTGFEDITKIIDVGGGTGATLAKIIAKYPRIRGINFDLPHVIKNAAPLAGVEHVGGDMFESVPEGEVIFMKWILHDWSDEHCLKLLKNCCNSLPESGKVIIVESIMPEYSDTNALAKLNNSCDTDMMMMVMTSGGKERSLKEFEELAKHSGFAAVKLMCNAGFYSVLEFYKKLV; from the exons ATGTCAAAACAAGCTGAAGATGCCGATCAATTTGCATGGGGACTGCAATTAAATGGTGGAACTATTATTGGAATGGTAATGAAAGCTGCTATTGAACTTGATTTATTCGAGATCATAGCTAAAGCTTCTACTGCAAATGGTACTTCTCCTTTCGGAGATGATGCTAAAAAGATGTCCAGTGATGATATTGTAGCTCAGCTTCCTACAAAAAATCCTGCAGCTCCGGCAATGCTTGACAGAATTCTCCGATTTCTGGCTGCCAAGTCCATTCTTAATTTGACCACAGTAGCTGGTGAAGATGGCAAGGAAAAGTGTCTGTTTAGTCTATCAAGTAGATGCGAAAGTTACATTTCTGATGAAGATGGAATTTCACTAGCTCCTGTGTTGGTTACGCTTCATGATAAAGCTCTCCTTGATGCCTG GAATAAATTGAAAGATGCAGTGCTTGAAGGGGGAATTCCATTTAACTTGGCTCATGGTATGCATACATTTGAATACCCTGCAATAAACAGCAAATTCAATGATGGTTTCAATCAGGGAATGTACAACCACACCACTCTAATCATGAAGAAGATTCTAGAAGTTTACACTGGATTTGAAGATATCACAAAAATCATAGACGTCGGTGGGGGAACAGGGGCAACACTAGCTAAAATTATTGCCAAGTATCCCCGGATTAGGGGAATCAACTTTGATTTACCTCATGTCATCAAGAATGCCGCTCCTTTAGCTG GTGTGGAGCATGTTGGGGGAGATATGTTCGAAAGTGTCCCAGAAGGAGAGGTCATCTTCATGAAG TGGATACTTCATGATTGGAGCGACGAACACTGCCTGAAGCTTTTAAAGAATTGCTGCAACTCTCTACCTGAGTCTGGTAAAGTGATAATTGTGGAATCAATAATGCCTGAATACTCAGACACCAATGCCTTGGCGAAATTAAACAATTCTTGTGATACTGAtatgatgatgatggtgatgaCCTCTGGAGGAAAAGAAAGGAGTTTGAAAGAATTTGAGGAATTGGCAAAACATTCTGGATTTGCAGCTGTAAAACTCATGTGCAACGCTGGTTTTTACAgtgttttggaattttataaGAAACTTGTGTAG